Proteins from one Pseudomonadota bacterium genomic window:
- a CDS encoding ParB/RepB/Spo0J family partition protein gives MYLPLESIIVEEQIRSGIDTESESFKALMESIKDRCVLEPVLVTPNDDKYLLLCGERCYLAASKLELPSIPARIINTITQKDEILAYQLTENLQREDLNPIDQAKGILAYIKAKHPDKGYDEDGVMSILMSFNRRPEDLPEEIANTVIAISEIVGKSIMTLHRTVSLLKLSSEIQAEIRAGNLPVSQGYLFAANPDCPDLKKIFTDIIKTPVTNATLERMFTAYKNVKPDPGKTKPIPVKKYVAGLASMKTGFEKDLGTYVREDVEKFLYELQVFCDYVQQQIPIIPYGKKRPPQV, from the coding sequence TTGTACCTGCCTCTGGAAAGCATTATTGTGGAAGAACAGATTCGGTCAGGTATTGATACGGAGAGTGAATCCTTCAAGGCTCTTATGGAGTCCATTAAAGACCGGTGCGTTCTTGAACCTGTCCTTGTAACACCTAATGACGATAAATACCTGCTCCTCTGCGGAGAACGCTGTTATCTTGCTGCCTCAAAGCTTGAACTCCCATCTATTCCGGCACGTATCATCAATACAATCACCCAAAAAGATGAAATCCTTGCATATCAGTTGACGGAAAACCTCCAACGGGAAGACCTTAATCCCATTGACCAAGCAAAGGGGATATTGGCATATATTAAGGCGAAACATCCCGACAAGGGGTATGATGAGGATGGGGTGATGAGTATATTGATGAGCTTCAATCGAAGGCCCGAAGACCTGCCGGAAGAAATTGCTAACACTGTGATAGCAATTTCTGAAATCGTCGGAAAGTCAATAATGACGCTGCATCGCACGGTTTCACTTTTAAAACTTTCTTCTGAGATTCAAGCCGAAATCCGGGCAGGGAACCTCCCTGTTTCCCAGGGGTATCTCTTCGCTGCAAACCCTGATTGCCCTGATCTTAAAAAGATATTCACGGATATCATAAAGACACCGGTAACTAATGCCACATTGGAAAGAATGTTCACCGCATACAAAAATGTCAAACCTGACCCCGGCAAAACGAAGCCCATACCTGTGAAAAAGTATGTTGCCGGTCTTGCATCTATGAAAACAGGTTTTGAGAAAGACCTTGGAACCTATGTAAGGGAAGATGTTGAAAAATTTCTCTATGAACTGCAGGTTTTCTGTGATTATGTGCAACAACAGATACCTATAATCCCATACGGCAAAAAAAGACCGCCACAAGTGTGA
- a CDS encoding AI-2E family transporter encodes MFLVTVLGYLSYRILAPFLSAVAWAIVLSIVFYPLYSLSLKLVKWKYAASFFTLCMILLLIFGPFSYFSYLLTQELNSLIEYIKAGKFDTIDKILQHPGIRKIVYKILSLLNMSEGDLQNTITNNVSELGRQSIVIIKSGIGNVATAAIDFVFMLLSTFFFLEDGPAFLEKFSSYMPFSKKEREKLTKQVRDIVISTIYGGITVAIVQGLIGGITLSLLGVHSPVVWGLAMFITSFIPLLGTLVVWGPIAGYLFFQGLFLKGVILVLVGIFGISMADNILRPLIIKGKMKMPTLVIFFSILGGIKLFGFIGFIMGPLVLALFMSIVEVFRYSEERTSGDGN; translated from the coding sequence ATTTTTCTTGTTACTGTCCTGGGTTATTTAAGCTACAGGATTTTAGCACCTTTTCTATCTGCCGTGGCGTGGGCCATTGTGCTATCAATAGTATTTTATCCACTGTACAGCCTTTCCCTTAAGTTAGTGAAGTGGAAATACGCAGCTTCTTTTTTTACCCTTTGCATGATACTCCTTTTGATCTTTGGCCCCTTCTCTTATTTTTCTTATCTGCTTACCCAGGAATTGAACTCCCTGATAGAGTATATTAAAGCCGGTAAGTTTGATACGATAGACAAGATACTTCAACACCCCGGCATAAGAAAGATTGTTTATAAGATATTGTCATTATTAAATATGTCGGAAGGAGATCTCCAAAATACTATTACAAACAACGTATCCGAACTGGGGAGGCAATCTATCGTTATTATTAAAAGCGGAATAGGCAATGTTGCAACAGCCGCAATAGATTTTGTTTTTATGCTTCTGTCTACCTTTTTCTTTCTTGAAGACGGCCCGGCATTTCTGGAGAAATTCAGCAGCTATATGCCGTTTTCAAAAAAAGAGAGGGAAAAACTTACGAAACAGGTGAGAGACATCGTTATATCAACGATTTACGGGGGAATTACAGTTGCAATAGTCCAGGGATTGATCGGTGGGATTACACTATCTCTACTTGGAGTGCATTCTCCTGTCGTATGGGGGTTGGCAATGTTTATCACCTCGTTTATCCCGTTATTGGGTACACTTGTGGTATGGGGTCCCATAGCCGGTTACCTTTTTTTTCAGGGGCTTTTTCTCAAGGGCGTTATTCTGGTCCTTGTCGGTATATTCGGGATAAGTATGGCAGACAACATCCTGAGACCTCTCATAATTAAGGGCAAAATGAAGATGCCTACTCTTGTTATCTTTTTCAGTATACTCGGCGGCATAAAACTGTTCGGCTTTATAGGATTTATCATGGGACCGCTTGTATTGGCATTATTTATGTCGATAGTCGAGGTCTTCCGGTACTCGGAGGAACGGACATCGGGTGATGGAAACTGA
- a CDS encoding universal stress protein: protein MFKKIVCPIDFSEFTNDIIKYAVSLAKKYDAELHFFHVIPNLNYFTPYESFLTPENLVLIEKNIEKEVEKDFEKIIKGIDISVIKVIKTGVTFIEIIDYIKEENIDLVVMGTHGRSGIEHILIGSVAEKILRRSPCPVLIIRPKGKAL, encoded by the coding sequence ATGTTCAAAAAAATTGTTTGCCCGATAGATTTTTCTGAATTTACAAATGATATTATCAAATATGCCGTCAGTTTAGCAAAAAAATATGATGCAGAACTCCATTTTTTCCATGTAATACCGAATCTGAATTACTTTACCCCATACGAATCTTTCCTTACCCCTGAGAACCTTGTTTTAATCGAAAAAAATATAGAAAAAGAGGTGGAAAAAGACTTTGAAAAGATAATAAAAGGGATTGATATATCAGTGATAAAAGTCATTAAAACGGGTGTCACATTTATTGAAATTATAGATTATATAAAAGAAGAAAACATCGATCTTGTGGTTATGGGGACGCATGGAAGGAGCGGTATTGAGCATATCCTGATAGGGAGCGTTGCTGAGAAGATTCTAAGAAGATCACCATGTCCTGTCCTCATAATAAGACCAAAAGGAAAAGCACTTTAA
- the rpoD gene encoding RNA polymerase sigma factor RpoD: protein MSIKNFTEIKHLIDIGMEKGYLTPDEINDFLPQNIFSPEDIEDIFDFLSESNIDIVETIKEKIETPEEEAQEWGEADKFPSERTDNIIWAYLKDIGRVSLLTSDEEYMIAKKIEEGEKKIRNLLFDLPQSVHELQEIGSQLRKETISIIDVIKNIDEINYTKKDEEKYKKKAITLINNVKSLFDKKEELRKKLPKADEQNKKQLEKKLKAIDSKIEETLVSLKLNKKILEEVIRKIAKQQRFMDVNEAKTVKLKLMEIGEIENGLKIVKNRLIQANLRLVINIAKKYLNRGLSFLDLIQEGNMGLMKAAEKYDYQKGYKFSTYSTWWIRQAITRAIADYARTIRVPVHVLETMNKITKVTISLFQELGREPNLDEISNKAGLPLEKVRKIMKVSNEPISIETPIGDDESKLGDFIADPKSPSPFMELVGISMKEEIDKVLSTLTPREEKVIRMRLGIGEKTDYTLEEVGEVFGLTRERIRQIEAKALRKLKHPSRRKRLESFLE, encoded by the coding sequence ATGAGCATAAAAAATTTCACGGAAATAAAACATCTTATTGATATCGGCATGGAAAAGGGATATCTCACGCCTGATGAAATAAACGATTTCTTGCCGCAAAATATATTTTCGCCTGAAGACATAGAAGATATATTCGATTTTCTTTCCGAATCAAATATAGATATCGTTGAAACAATAAAAGAGAAGATTGAGACACCGGAGGAGGAGGCACAGGAGTGGGGAGAGGCAGATAAATTTCCGTCGGAAAGAACGGATAACATCATATGGGCATACTTAAAAGATATAGGCAGGGTATCCCTCCTAACATCCGACGAAGAGTATATGATAGCAAAGAAGATAGAAGAAGGCGAAAAGAAGATAAGAAATCTTTTATTTGACCTGCCTCAGTCTGTTCACGAACTCCAGGAGATAGGGTCACAGCTTAGAAAAGAGACTATCAGCATTATTGATGTCATCAAGAATATTGATGAGATAAATTATACAAAAAAAGATGAAGAAAAATATAAGAAAAAGGCTATCACTTTAATAAACAACGTAAAAAGTCTCTTTGATAAAAAAGAGGAATTAAGAAAGAAATTGCCGAAGGCCGATGAGCAGAACAAAAAACAATTAGAGAAAAAGCTCAAGGCTATCGACAGTAAAATTGAGGAAACACTGGTCAGTCTTAAGTTGAACAAGAAGATCCTTGAAGAGGTCATAAGAAAGATCGCGAAGCAACAAAGGTTCATGGATGTGAACGAAGCGAAGACCGTAAAACTCAAACTGATGGAGATAGGCGAGATAGAGAACGGTTTAAAGATTGTTAAAAACAGGCTTATTCAGGCAAATTTAAGACTTGTTATTAATATTGCAAAAAAATACCTGAATAGAGGTCTTTCTTTTCTCGACCTTATTCAGGAAGGGAATATGGGCCTCATGAAGGCCGCAGAGAAGTATGACTATCAAAAGGGGTACAAGTTTTCTACATATTCGACATGGTGGATAAGACAGGCAATTACGAGGGCTATTGCCGATTATGCAAGAACAATCAGGGTCCCTGTCCACGTGCTTGAAACAATGAACAAAATTACCAAGGTCACCATATCCCTGTTTCAGGAACTCGGCAGAGAACCGAATCTTGATGAAATTTCTAACAAAGCCGGGCTTCCCCTCGAAAAGGTGAGAAAAATCATGAAGGTCTCTAACGAACCTATATCCATTGAAACCCCGATCGGAGATGATGAATCCAAGCTCGGCGATTTTATAGCCGACCCGAAATCTCCTTCGCCTTTTATGGAACTTGTAGGCATCTCTATGAAAGAAGAGATAGATAAAGTTCTGTCAACCCTTACACCAAGAGAAGAAAAGGTAATCAGGATGAGGCTCGGTATAGGGGAAAAAACCGACTATACCCTTGAAGAGGTTGGAGAGGTTTTCGGACTCACAAGAGAGAGGATCAGGCAGATAGAGGCTAAGGCTTTAAGAAAACTGAAGCACCCATCAAGACGGAAAAGGCTGGAAAGCTTCCTGGAGTAA